TAGCCACCCATTGATCATTGAGATGATCTTGACTATTTGAACTGGTACTCAGGGTTTTATTCACAAACACCATACTTTGGTGGTTAATATCATTCGATTGCAAATCATTCAACACTTTCAAAGGATGGGGcaataacaaataatcaTTTGTTTTAGCACTATTGCTGAAAACATCAAAAATACTGACGGGTAACCCTGGTAATTTGCTTATCCATATAGGAGTACCAATGTCTTTATTTATAGCCAATAACGAACGATCATGGAATGGTGTGAAATATATCTTGTCTAATGATTGTTGGTTTTGTAAAATCAAATCGTTATCGATATTGTTAGGCACCCATTGTGAATAAGTGACATTCCACATAACATCACTATTAGATTTGGAATGGATCGACAATTCATAAGTTGTCTTACCAATCATTATTGTATCATCAGCATTGAACGCAGTTTCTGGAGGTAACGTCGATCTCGGTATTGGGCATTCATCAGTATTACCAAAGGAAGACTTTATTTCACCCGTGTGAATGTTGATATTGTATAATGATGTTTTTCTAGTACCAGTGTATATTTTATCGTCACCACTCAATGTGAAAGGTGATTCCATAACTAAATCTTTGATACTGGTGGgcaatttatttaaaccAAATTTAGGAGTGAAATAATATAGGGTACCATCCTGATATGGTTCAACAAACCAAAGAATATTATGTGCTGCTGATTTGTCTTTGATGTTGGATTGAATTTTGACGAGCGGTTCATCTATAGGTAGCGACCAAATTAAATTACCATCATCACGATTAACACAATGTAATGAGCCATTAATATCACTGAgtaatattatattatttaaatccCAATCGTCTAACGATCGTTCAGCTAGAGGTTGTAGTGATGCAgatgtatatatattgttAGTAGGTGTAGCAGGATTATATGCTTGATCCcgtcgttgttgttgttgctgttgctgaggtgataaatatttggtGGTGATCCGCTCTAGTCGGGGCGAAGCAATAATCGACACTAGAAGTATTGATATTATATatgaaatgaaatagaATAAATGCATTGTTTTTAGggtgaaaaagaaagttcTGAATTAACAGactaatgaattgaatatgaTAATATGATAATATGAAAAAGTGATTCcttaaagaaaatattaaaaaaaaaagactcaaacgaaatgaaagaattactactaatttttttttgtccttctttctttcttacTTAGTCTTTGTCCTTGGGGAGTTATAAttcttaaaaaaaaaagtaaagtTTGGGTTTTAATAGTATTTGATCTCTCTCCCACTTATGTTTAATTTTAGTTTGCTTTTATTTAATAGTgtggaaaaagaaaaattttttctttcttctttgttctTTCTATTTTGGCTTCcttaaatttcaattaacTCCTCCCTATAGTTTTTTGTTCACactttttttctctctcacACTCTCTTTGTTTTAGATTTCTGGTCAGGTGATTTGAGTTATATTTTTTCGTATGAttgtaaatcaaatttgataatcatATGAGTATGTGtgttaatgattttttctAGATTATCCCTTATTATATTAGTGATGTAAGGTGTTGTTATTTATAGTAAGGATCCTCTTTTATTCTcaagtggtggtggtggtgttgaaTAAAATGTGGTGAAAAGAAGATTAAAGATTAGTAAAGTTGTAGTTTTTacaacaccaaaaagaaaattggtTTTGAAAGGAAAGGAGGGGCGGGGGGTGAGAATGAAAATGCGATCGAGAATATTTCTGGTGCGTATTTCTCTTTATCTCATCAATTCTATTCAgtccattattatttcttattCTCTTTAATgttatataatttattataatttgttagtgttgtaaataaataataattgtctttatatttaattatgTGTTGTGctagttgttgttattgataaGCTAAGTAATGTTATTAACCCACAATATATAGTTGATCACGTGATTTGGCTGTCTAATAAGCATGAGATTTTGGTAAATCTAGCCAGCAGTCAATGAATTATATKATAACGGGAACCACGAAAAACCTAAAGTTGAGGTGTGTTTTCCAGTAGTATAAACTCTTTTTAAATAGTGTAAATATCAAGAAAGGGACTAAGGAAATTTACTTTAGTTAAAAGTTGTACTACCTTTTGAGATTAACACAGTTTCCGACCTCTTGCTGAATTAGACTAAATCAAGTCAAGACCAATCTCTATGtattattcttctttcGTATTTGAAAGAGACGTGCTGTCTTACCAACCAGAGTTGGTTGCAAAACTCTCAATCACTACTCTATCTTCTAAATTAACTCCCATAAAATTTAATACTCGCCTATACACATAAATAAATAGCTACATACAtatctatatatatgaCTTTCTAGTAATACACCATTCCATTCCATACCCGTTATGGAACTAATATTTATCTAACAACTTTTCATTGTTGTCTCGTGTTAAACAAAACATCGAGGTTTTAGAAACACTAAAGTGGTCAAACCAAGTATATCCAGAATTACACGAATTCACTAATTATGATAAATATACCAAAAGCACACTAATCCATCACgaataacaataaatctTCTGTATTCTTGTTTATCAGATGAACaagtaagaaaaaaaaaacctcaATTACAATCACgttaaaaattcattataCGACCCACAATGCAAAATTCCAATCCACTTGAATCTCAGTCGCTGTTCTAGAAAAAACATTTCACAAGTATATCACTACTGGAAGGACATTTGTTTGTATTCCTTTACCTCTTTTTTTCCATTATATTCTCTCAGACTCAGATCCCAGATcttattcattattatttatttcaatattcATTTCTTGTAGAATATCCGAAGTTTTCACTTTACGTTGGTCTGCAATCAAGGTGATCAATTGTAATGCCAAatcttttaattcattgtatttattcaaatcttgAATGTATTTCTTGATGATTAATTCTGGTTCATTGTTCCCTTCTAGTTCATAGATTAAACGTGAACATTGAAGTTTGATATCATTCAAAGATTGTTCCTTTAATAATAGTTTTTGCTGAatatcatcttcttctttgtcAATGTTGTGGTTATCTTTGTCTTTGTCTTTGCCTTTAGTGTTATCATTTATTATAGTGGTTGTATTAGTTGTTAGTGTGgttggtgttgttggtaCAGAAAGTGGGAATGAACTCACTGGGTCTAGGTTTGTTTtagttattgttgttgaaggtGTTGAATTATAAGACATAGGAGTGGATGTactagtattattattattgttgttgttgttctgtGATGTCGCCTGttcttttaattgttgtaaattttGTCGCGTTGAGAAcctattgttgttttcgtAATGTTGTAGGTGGTGTTGGACGTTATAGTGATAAGTTTCAGAAGTAGGTAATCGTCTAGGTTTGGATTCAGAAATAGGTGATGAAGTTGTGACTGTAGTTACTGTAGAATTTGCAGTTGTTGGTGATGGAGATGGCGATGTTGATGAGGTATTTGGGATATCAGTTTTGGCTGACATCATATGGCATAAACACacagttttcaatttctctcaaaagaaaaaaaaaaaaagaaaagaaaactaaAAGAATCTTGTGATATAAGTGGTAGGGGGCGGCAAGATTTGTTGACTATAGTAAACAAGTAACAATAGATCTTGAAGTGGATGAGATATGTATAGCTAACGTTGAGTGGTTGCTATTCAGTTGGTGATAAGATAGGAGGGAAATAGTAactaatatatatatatttgtgTGTTGCTGTAAGTTGGTTTATCACTTGcagggaaaaaaaaatgtatgTGGAGTGCAgtatagaaaaaaaaagtgacTAAAActttggaatttttttttctgctGTCGTTTTTGTTGTGAGTACTTTTTACCTTTCGTTCTTTAATTTAGTTTAGTTTGGGTTATGTGTGAGTGtatgtgtgtatgtgtgCTGGTATTTGATAAGattcaacaaaagaaaataataataataggGATTGAATGATTCTTATAAATTGTGGAAATAtcgaaaagaaaaggaaggGAATGTAGACAAATCaaagataaagaagaatgttgttgttgataatgattgTATGTATTTGGGGAAAAAGATATttataacaacaaatacaGATGAACAAGCCAATGATTGAAATTgccaaaaaataaagaaaagagaaaaagcCTTGGGGTTAAAATTTCAGTATTTTATATATGAAAGgaattttaatttgaaatttaaaCTTTCATGGTGTTTAAGAGGTTAGTaaattaattcttctttatctCTTGATATGGCTTTAATGTTTCAATAATGACACCTAAATTTGCGCACATTTAAAATTGGTCACTCTTGTTCTATATATACACATACATATAAACagtgatttatattttgttaCCGATaactaaaagaaaaaaaaacctacAATATTGATCATCATAAAAATGACGACTATTTTAACTTTCACATTTTCAATGAGTACAAAAGAATACACTTTACCAgatttgtttatcaaattaaCAATGTTTTATTTCCGACGGCTAGCTTTTTTAGCTTATGGTTTGAagtatttttaattaaattactgcataatcatcatcatcatcttgattcatttcttccttgaaaataataacttAAATATAGATGAGGTTAATACAAAAATGTGAGAAACACATACAGAAtgagaaaataaaaataaccTTTGTATTTGACTTGACTTGACTTGAATGCAAAAAGTAAAACTTAAcaactttaaaaaaaactagactaaactaaactaaacAAAGCCGTGGGTGATTATTAATGTCactaatattattgatagtGCCACAAtacaacaacgacaactACGAGGACAACCACTTGGCTACAAACCAAAATCTTGATATATTCGTGTAGTAAAAAGAAGCGGCTACTCTCTACCCATTTCGTCAAgttaattgtttttcagTTAATTTACTCACACAAATGTACACATATTTGTCGTCATCTCACACAGTTCGTCAAAACCTGAATTTAAACACACCTTGTCTTTGATTAGAACACTGTCCACACAATACAATATGAGCATTCACCTATAGACGATCCTTTATCATTTGCTAAAAATAATGCGTAAATAGTTTTTTCGAGGGAGAGGGGTTTACAATTGACTCTGTTTTATGATTAGTATGCATTAAtatttgaacaattgacaAAGACTTTAGTCTATTTCTCTGTTATATATGTGAAAATCATGTCGCCgaaatgaagaatttgcCTCAATTCACCCCCCCTCCTCTCACTCTCCCCTCTCCTGGTTTGTCACCACCAAATGTTACTACGACTAACCTCTATATTTTGCAATACTTTCTTAATAATTAAcatataaaaatatatgGTGATGTCATAGCGAGAGATAAGAAAATGTGATAGCAAAATAATCATAATTGTAGTCGTGACAAggaatattattattcatatCAAGTCAACAGATCTAAAGGCGCCTTTCTGAATTGTATATGTgtttaacttttttttttggatccATCGATAGATGttgtattttattttgttgggaagaaaaagaggaGTAGATCATTgtttgttgtggttgaaattgaaaaagacaCAGAGGCccaaatgaataataatccCCACCAACTTTATTAACATGAGAGTAAAAGCAACAAGTTACAGAAGCAATTGAAGGAGATTGAAATCTTGATATGAActttaattcaaaaaaaagagttcTTATTCATAATAgaacaataatttttatGGTGCAATTTAGGTATGTTACTTTTTTACGTAATATCTTAATCTATTATACAATCTTCTTTCCAGTTCCTTGTAATACGACACAATTCTTGTCGTCTTGTTCTCCTATTTAAGCTTTTCCAtttccaccaccaccactaccaaGTATGAATAATTAGTGTTacattttccaaatcataataaaagaattatGTATTATGGGAAATCATTGACTCATCCAATTAAATCGAGTTTATTTCTTTGGGAAAGAAATCTTGAACTGGTCTTGTCTTTGAGGGTTATGTACATATCCGCctctttattaatttatatgTATAATCCTCGCCTGATATGTATGCATGGTAAATCAGGAACTTCtcttgaaacaaaaaaataatcggactaacaatatttttttttctatcGTATGTGACGTCATCCAAATCAATAGTAGAAGAACAACGAATTGCCGTTCAAAAAGTAACAACAATTGCAATGATTTTCATTTGATAGTTGTAAAATAATATCTTCATTCTATCGATATATCCTCGGAACTTGATAGAGCAGAATAATAAACAGATTCTAGAAGAAGTATGTATTTAAAATGAACTTGGGGCTGTTAAGTTTCTAGTGATTACATATTCCCACATATAACAAATTCTTGGTTGTAAAACGAACTTCatgtttgaattttaatTATCGGTAAAActtattgattaattgatacTTGTTCGCCCACGTGGTGATAAAGGAGTAGATATCTCGTGGAGAATGGACACACTTTGATGTGTATACACTCAATAGTTAATTAACACATCAAAATGTGTTGGTCGGAATCACTGGATCCTATGTTAGATCatttaaagaagaaatgtGTAGCTTCATTTTTCTGTAATTTCTTGGATAATAGTTGATGCCGTTATCCTTAAAGTTTCAGTgttataataattttgtctGTAAATCTCCACTTTAAATGTTTTAGTTATTAAGTTCACATTCAATATGTGTCTAGAATAAAAGGGGATTCGAGACTTTAGATTTGGTAGAGCCGCATAAGGGGATTTTCAAGGAAAAACAATTAGTACTAAATTATAGACAAGGGGAAGGTTAACAATAACCTAAAGGATGTTTCGGAGGgaaatcatttaatatACACATTTTAGAGTTTATCAATGACATGGACAATTACGGCTGAGATGTTGAATTTTGAGTTTTGAAATCTCCGGGAGTGAGTAGATTTGGTTTGTTGCTACACATAGAAAGGTATCTCCCCCCTGAATTAAAAACGTTTCTAACATGGAGcaagtatttttttggttaagATTCCAAAatacagaaaaaaaaactgatGCTCTCCTCTTAGTTTTGATTCAACAACAGATATAAGGATGTCTCGGAATAAACATATTTTTCAGTTACTTAATCGAATGTAAACACCgtttgttgttattggaGCGACTATTGATTTATACTGTGTGATAATTTCCGTCTCTTAATCAACAGCAATTTTACGAAggcaaacaaaaaacaaaaacaaccCTCATCATGGATGACTAATCTTTGAAAAGTAGTCATCCAtctaatttgttttcttatTACCTAAAACTAAGTTTCAAAAACGTACAACTTACAATGGGCAGGCTGTGTAACCTTTAAGAAAGAGGGGGAGGGTAAAGAAACTACACTGTTGTTTTGAcaatttaatgaaaaaaaaaaaaaaattatatatgCATGTatgaataatttatatGTGTATCAATTATATGTTTACATTCATCTTGAATTACTTATCATTGCAGGGGTAGGTGCAGGGGGTAATTCATTACTGTGAGCActatcattattgttactTCGTCTAACAGTTAACAGTTCTTGTAATGTTGCCATTGAATTAGTTGAACGTCTCATTCCATCAGAAGAGGAAGTGGGTGATAGTgatctttgttgttgttgttgctgtcTAAATGCCATAATTGTAGaatccaaatcaaaacttCCTGCTGAAGATCGAGACACCCTCCTGCTAgtattactactattaccaccaccattaaTGGTGGTTGTAGTAGGATAATTAGTTTGAGATGGTGGTGTTAAACTGACTTCAggaatatttataatttcatcatatGGTGGAGGTGAAGATACATTTCTATTATATGGTTTGGAAGGAggttgtggtggtgaaGTAGCAGGTGAAATTACTGGTGATGTTGGATAAGAACGATTTGATCGATTACTACTCGATATTGAGCTTGTTGATGAGTATACCGATTGATTTGAAGAACTGACAGAATTGGGAGTAACCATGTAATTGGATATCTTTTTCATATTATTACCAATCGATGAACTTCTTGAACGAGTGTCAGGCGAAACAGTGCCATTAGCAGTTTGATTTGAAGAACTTTGACGCAGTTTTCTAAGCTTTCTTAGTATTGAggacgatgatgatggagAAGATTTGCTATTGTTTGTCGTGGCTGTACTGGATGAAGAGCCTTTAACTCTTCTTTTAGTAgcactaccaccactaaCACCTCCATTACCGGTACCAACAGTTACAACAGCATCAGAAAAAGCGGCAACAATAGCAGTAATGCCATCAAAAATACCCCTTATGAAATTAACAATGTTGACTTCTTGACTTGTGGGCACTGGTTTTAAATAAGTTGTTCCTAATTGATAAACCtggaaattcaattcaacaaattctgGATTAATTCTATTTAGCAATggatttataaattttgtCTCAATAGTATTTAAATTTCGACTAGTTATagatttatcaatcaaaatcttgttgattaattttaaattgttattCTTACCATAAAATAACCAACATTTAATGGcaaatattgaataattgataattgataaagtaATGGAATTATATGTAAATAGTTGTTGTATATACTGCAATATTATAAAATATAGCCAATAATTCAATAGGAATTGATAACTGGAATAGTTGAATTGAACTGATTTATCTAAAGCTTTAATGGTTAGAATACCAGGACATATAAATGTCACGGTGGTAAACAAATAATCTAGTAGTTGAAACATTGacaatttaattaataattaacaataatagcAGGAGTTGTGTTTGTATGAATGCAAGAAATCAGCaagatatatataatatataataatatatatataaattagaattagaatttttgacaatgaatgaaaaaggGAAATTACGATTGATATTTATgcaaattatttgatgatcacaaaaccagaaaaaacggaaagcaaaaaaaaaaaataaaaaatattaaaaaagaaaaatctcAAAACCCCCTTCGTAGTTTTgtaaatattaatattattattaagtATATCAtgctttattattattctatGATGGCTTTtaaaaccaatttttttttgtttttaaatgATCTAAAAATCTAGCATCATTATGcttaatgaattaaaaaaaaaatttagactagacaacaacaacaataacaataaccaGAGCAAGcgatattttatttattcccttttggtttttctttccttaATTGCTGCTTTCTATTGTCTCCAGATTAAGTTATCAACtttaaatcatcatcatcattattgtcAATTAAGGTTATATTTAgtaagaaaaaagaaatagaatGGGAAAATTAACAATACTGACTATAAACGTTTCCAATTAAACTGCCAACCTTACCAAAAGCTATTTTGCTATGGTCTGGACCCAGCTTGTTCCAGATCAATTGACCACCAAATAACTGACATTTCAAACCCAACAATTAATCTAAATTTGTTCCAGGTTCCTTACTCAATATCTAGTCTAGTTAATTAAAAGTATCTCGTATTAAAACAGACGTCATTGGGTTTAAAACGTATGAGACGGGAATTTGAACGGCATTATATCTAATCAagttgtaataataattgttagCGAACTCGAATCAAATATATGTACATGACTTTATTTGTGCTTAGGTAATCACCATCAGTAGTATCTCGTtacctttttcttttcagaTTCTCCGAGCCTCTGTTGTTACAAGAAGAGTGATCTAACAATCAATacaatgataatattaacaatattttcatATTAATGACATGTTGTTGCTTGCTTACATATCATGtcaaaagataaaaataataataatctgTACTCATAGCAACGCCACCATTATTATAAAGGGCTATAATTATTTATGTACTAATCTGTCTACAATAACAAATAGGctagtattattatgagTAGGACGAGCCTGTTGTTCCGGAATTCTTGCTCCCtgaaaaatagaaaatacaaagaaaaagcCGTTTTTGTTCTAATTATCTTAATTGCTAAAATAAGTTTGATGTTGAAACTAGATTTTTCTactcaaatatttttttatttgctCTTTATGACGTAATTTCTTCTCCCATAACAGTTTGTATTGTAATATATGTACTGCCTATATGCAATGTATGTGTGTCATAgaagtatttttttttcttctatcGATTGATTATAATTCTGCAAACTCGAAAAGGCATTTCTTAGAATCATTCTTCCGTTTGATGTTGAAGTACagtaaacaacaacaggaACTACATCCATTAGTTGAGGGAATTTATGCAAGCCTTCATAATTATCAATGTAAGTAATGCTTTATACTACGGATAATTATTAAACATAGTGTATGCATGGATTTGCAAATCTAGAACATGATCTCTTTTTATTTCGCTTTGGTTTTCTCTTttgcattttttttctgtacTAATATCGCGCTGTTTTGTCCATTTTGATATTATGCTTTGTACATCGTTATGAAACATCTAATAGCATGTAATAACATATTTTGTATAATAAAGACAACCCTTATTTAACTAAAAAGAGAGCTTATAGTCATGTTATGTCATAGTCTCAGTTGATGTCTAATTCTTTGTCCTCATTGCACTACTTCTCATCTTTGATTGTTATCCTCGAGGAGAATTGCTTTAGTTGCTGTTTCATTAGCTTTTGTACCAGTTTGAACTTGTAGCAAATATTAGGGGGAGACGAGCAATTACAAGCTTTTCACGACAATACCCACCAGCTCACAtcataacaataataccGCTCTCTAAATCTGAACTTGCTATTAAGGTATGAATTTTCTTTGCGTGGGCAGTCTCTTTTATTAGACAGTTCCGCAATTAACAATACAATAAATCTCGGAATCTCGGGTAGTAAAGTGCAATTGACTTCGCTAATAATTGGAACTTTATAActttaaaaagaaaaaccagCGCGCCAGATTTAAGCCAAGCTTAAGCCAAGCCAAGATAAAATCGGAAAATTTCCtcaaatgataatttttacAAGCCATCAGCGTGGCTTGGGACTGCTTACATAATACAGTTGGCTGTAAAACAGATTTTTTCATGACATCTCACCATTGGCGATAGAATGGTTTAGCATAATATTCATTGATGATTAAACGGTTGTAATCTCAATGTTTGAATCTTTTTCTTCGTGACTCAGTGAATGTAACTTTGATCTAATCAGATGCCAGAGGCAGTGTTGATGACACCAAGActaataatcaaatcaagaaataaGATAAAGCAGGCTAATtagcaacaataacaacaaccatGACACATAATTGAAGTACTTCTCGAGTAATTATTTGTTAGTTGCTTGTTGAGATATTCTGGGGTAATGATCTACGTTTGTAGAGGTTTACGTGAGAGAATTCTATTTTCACAGTTTTTTAGTTGAATTTTTAAGGTAATATTATAACTGATCTGGACGCCACCATAATTAGTTTTCTTAGACTACAGTAACAACTATgtaattataattaaaGATGTACCTAGATCAATTTGGTTCCAATTGTAACCTTGTTTCCAATAACTTTTATAAATAGAAGCAAATTTGACTGATAAGTGAATGCAGAAAAGAGTTAACGCAGTAGTTTTGATTAACAAGAAACTCTTCAAACCAAATCACCTAGAAAAGAG
This genomic stretch from Candida albicans SC5314 chromosome 1, complete sequence harbors:
- a CDS encoding uncharacterized protein (Ortholog of S. cerevisiae Sae3; meiosis specific protein involved in DMC1-dependent meiotic recombination in S. cerevisiae; Spider biofilm induced); this encodes MMSAKTDIPNTSSTSPSPSPTTANSTVTTVTTSSPISESKPRRLPTSETYHYNVQHHLQHYENNNRFSTRQNLQQLKEQATSQNNNNNNNNTSTSTPMSYNSTPSTTITKTNLDPVSSFPLSVPTTPTTLTTNTTTIINDNTKGKDKDKDNHNIDKEEDDIQQKLLLKEQSLNDIKLQCSRLIYELEGNNEPELIIKKYIQDLNKYNELKDLALQLITLIADQRKVKTSDILQEMNIEINNNE
- a CDS encoding uncharacterized protein (Similar to cell-wall mannoproteins; induced in low iron; induced in cyr1 homozygous null; regulated by osmotic and oxidative stress via Hog1; Spider biofilm induced), with product MFQLLDYLFTTVTFICPGILTIKALDKSVQFNYSSYQFLLNYWLYFIILQYIQQLFTYNSITLSIINYSIFAIKCWLFYGKNNNLKLINKILIDKSITSRNLNTIETKFINPLLNRINPEFVELNFQVYQLGTTYLKPVPTSQEVNIVNFIRGIFDGITAIVAAFSDAVVTVGTGNGGVSGGSATKRRVKGSSSSTATTNNSKSSPSSSSSILRKLRKSRQSSSNQTANGTVSPDTRSRSSSIGNNMKKISNYMVTPNSVSSSNQSVYSSTSSISSSNRSNRSYPTSPVISPATSPPQPPSKPYNRNVSSPPPYDEIINIPEVSLTPPSQTNYPTTTTINGGGNSSNTSRRVSRSSAGSFDLDSTIMAFRQQQQQQRSLSPTSSSDGMRRSTNSMATLQESLTVRRSNNNDSAHSNELPPAPTPAMISNSR